A genomic region of Micromonospora sp. NBRC 110009 contains the following coding sequences:
- a CDS encoding Na+/H+ antiporter subunit D, with product MLTGRPRVQRTVSVVGLSATLVVAVVLLVEAYRHGPVVVRVGGWPPPVGIVLVADQLAALMLVVSSAVTLCVLLYSIGQGQGETSESAPVSIYHPTYLVLTAGVTNAFLAGDLFNLFVGFEILLAASFVLITLGGTEVRIRTGSTYVVVSVLSSMIFLASMGLVYAATGTVNMAQLAGRLDDLPDGVRLMLQLMLLLAFGIKAAVFPVSAWLPDSYPTAPAPVTAVFAGLLTKVGVYAIIRTETLLFPGGQVADLLMVVAGLTMVVGILGAVAQSDMKRLFSFTLLSHIGYMIFGVALSSVAGLTGAIFYVVHHITIQTTLFLVAGLVEERAGSTDLRRLGGLAKVAPLLAVLFFVPAMNLAGIPPFSGFLGKLGLLQAGVAAGGVLPGVLVAAGTLTSLLTLYAASRVWNIAFWRAPRLATDGPTVRLPGLMVGATAALVALGVALTLAAGPLFRVTADAATDLRQRTPYVRAVLPAGVR from the coding sequence ATGCTGACCGGCCGGCCCAGGGTCCAGCGGACGGTCAGCGTGGTCGGCCTCTCCGCGACGCTGGTGGTCGCGGTGGTGCTGCTGGTCGAGGCGTACCGGCACGGGCCGGTGGTGGTGCGGGTGGGCGGCTGGCCGCCGCCGGTCGGCATCGTGCTGGTCGCCGACCAGTTGGCCGCGCTGATGCTGGTGGTCTCCTCCGCGGTGACGCTCTGCGTGCTGCTCTACTCGATCGGGCAGGGGCAGGGGGAGACCAGCGAGAGCGCGCCGGTGAGCATCTACCACCCCACCTACCTGGTGCTCACCGCCGGCGTGACCAACGCCTTCCTCGCGGGGGACCTGTTCAACCTCTTCGTCGGCTTCGAGATCCTGCTGGCCGCGAGCTTCGTGCTGATCACCCTCGGCGGCACCGAGGTGCGGATCCGGACCGGCTCGACGTACGTGGTGGTCAGCGTTCTCTCCTCGATGATCTTCCTGGCCTCGATGGGTCTGGTGTACGCGGCCACCGGCACCGTCAACATGGCCCAGCTCGCCGGGCGGCTGGATGACCTGCCGGACGGCGTACGCCTGATGTTGCAGCTGATGCTGCTGCTGGCCTTCGGCATCAAGGCGGCGGTCTTTCCGGTCTCCGCCTGGCTGCCGGACAGCTACCCGACCGCGCCGGCCCCGGTCACCGCGGTCTTCGCCGGCCTGCTCACCAAGGTCGGCGTGTACGCGATCATCCGCACCGAGACCCTGCTCTTCCCCGGCGGCCAGGTCGCCGACCTGCTCATGGTCGTGGCCGGGTTGACCATGGTGGTCGGCATCCTCGGCGCGGTCGCCCAGTCCGACATGAAGCGGCTCTTCTCCTTCACCCTGCTCAGCCACATCGGCTACATGATCTTCGGGGTGGCGCTGAGCAGCGTGGCCGGCCTGACCGGGGCGATCTTCTACGTGGTGCATCACATCACCATCCAGACCACCCTCTTCCTGGTCGCCGGCCTGGTCGAGGAGCGGGCCGGCAGCACGGACCTGCGCCGGCTCGGCGGGCTGGCCAAGGTCGCCCCGCTGCTCGCGGTGCTCTTCTTCGTCCCGGCGATGAACCTGGCCGGCATCCCGCCGTTCTCCGGGTTCCTCGGCAAGCTGGGCCTGCTCCAGGCCGGCGTGGCGGCCGGCGGGGTGCTGCCCGGCGTGCTGGTCGCCGCGGGCACGCTGACCAGCCTGCTCACCCTCTACGCCGCGTCCCGGGTGTGGAACATCGCGTTCTGGCGGGCGCCCCGGCTGGCCACCGACGGGCCGACGGTCCGGCTGCCCGGGCTGATGGTCGGGGCCACCGCCGCCCTGGTGGCGCTCGGCGTGGCGCTCACCCTGGCTGCCGGGCCGCTGTTCCGGGTCACCGCCGACGCCGCCACCGACCTGCGCCAACGCACCCCGTACGTGCGGGCCGTGCTCCCGGCGGGCGTGCGGTGA
- a CDS encoding hemolysin family protein, whose amino-acid sequence MLILVGLFLIIVLTAATGYFVAQEFGYVAVDRGKLKQLADGGDQAAARALEVTGRLSFMLSGAQLGITVTALLVGYAAEPYLGAGLADLLGVAGVSTGIALPLSVVLALLIATVVQMVLGELAPKNLAIARAEPLARALSRSTLIYLRIAGPVITLFDRAAVRLLRRVGIEPIEELPSGATPEDLEQIIAESREEGHLDATTSDLLDRGLDFRELTAGEAMVPRVDVHTVRADEPVSRVVELLDTGHSRFPVRGAEGVDDLVGVVGIADVLGVPPARRGSTRVDAVAVPPLLVPETLPLPTVLDRLRVGHRQLACVVDEYGGFAGVITLEDIAEELVGPIRDEDDPPERAPARQEDGSWVVPARWRIDEVADSTGIALPEAPEYDTLSGLVMRELGRVPEVGDRLEIGLVADGEVPDAEHRALVEVLAVDRHVADSVRLRTTAVEGREEAA is encoded by the coding sequence GTGTTGATCCTCGTCGGACTCTTCCTCATCATCGTGCTCACCGCCGCCACGGGTTACTTCGTGGCGCAGGAGTTCGGCTACGTCGCCGTCGACCGGGGCAAGCTCAAGCAGCTCGCCGACGGCGGCGACCAGGCCGCCGCCCGGGCCCTGGAGGTCACCGGGCGCCTGTCGTTCATGCTCTCCGGCGCCCAGCTCGGCATCACCGTGACCGCCCTGCTGGTCGGTTACGCCGCCGAGCCCTACCTGGGCGCCGGCCTGGCCGACCTGCTCGGCGTCGCCGGGGTCTCCACCGGGATCGCGCTGCCGCTGTCGGTGGTGCTCGCCCTGCTCATCGCCACCGTGGTGCAGATGGTCCTCGGTGAGCTGGCGCCGAAGAACCTCGCCATCGCCCGCGCCGAGCCGCTGGCCCGGGCGCTCTCCCGGTCCACCCTGATCTACCTGCGGATCGCCGGACCGGTGATCACCCTCTTCGACCGGGCCGCCGTGCGGCTGCTCCGCCGGGTCGGCATCGAGCCGATCGAGGAGCTGCCCAGCGGCGCCACCCCCGAGGACCTGGAACAGATCATCGCCGAGTCCCGCGAGGAGGGGCACCTCGACGCCACCACGTCGGACCTGCTCGACCGGGGCCTGGACTTCCGGGAGCTGACCGCCGGGGAGGCCATGGTGCCCCGGGTGGACGTGCACACCGTACGGGCCGACGAGCCGGTCAGCCGGGTGGTCGAGCTGCTCGACACCGGCCACTCCCGGTTCCCCGTACGCGGCGCGGAGGGCGTCGACGACCTGGTCGGCGTGGTCGGCATCGCCGACGTGCTCGGGGTGCCGCCGGCTCGCCGGGGCAGCACCCGGGTGGACGCGGTGGCCGTACCCCCGCTGCTGGTGCCCGAGACGCTGCCGCTGCCGACGGTGCTGGACCGGCTGCGGGTCGGGCACCGCCAGCTCGCCTGCGTGGTCGACGAGTACGGCGGCTTCGCCGGCGTGATCACGCTGGAGGACATCGCCGAGGAGCTGGTGGGGCCGATCCGCGACGAGGACGACCCGCCGGAGCGGGCCCCGGCCCGGCAGGAGGACGGCTCCTGGGTGGTGCCGGCTCGCTGGCGGATCGACGAGGTCGCCGACAGCACCGGGATCGCGCTGCCCGAGGCTCCCGAGTACGACACCCTCTCCGGGCTGGTCATGCGGGAGCTGGGCCGGGTGCCCGAGGTGGGCGACCGGCTGGAGATCGGCCTCGTGGCCGACGGCGAGGTGCCCGACGCCGAGCACCGCGCGCTGGTCGAGGTGCTGGCCGTGGACCGGCACGTCGCCGACTCCGTCCGGCTGCGGACGACCGCTGTCGAGGGCCGGGAGGAGGCGGCATGA
- a CDS encoding Na+/H+ antiporter subunit E has product MTDDRAAGRPEPPPPRPVVGRGGRRRDQAVALGWLVAIWLLLWGDLSWGNLFAGIVIGIAVLLFFPLPPVTFGGRIRPGALLVLAVTFVGDLVSASVHVAAVAVRPGYRPRGAIIAVPLRVRTDLNLALTAEIISLVPGTLIVEVDRDQGLLYVHVLDVRGPEDLTGSRERILAVERRIVRAIGSAEEVRRLHTEPVDRRTHP; this is encoded by the coding sequence GTGACCGACGACCGGGCGGCCGGCCGGCCGGAGCCGCCCCCGCCGCGACCCGTGGTGGGGCGGGGCGGGCGGCGCCGGGACCAGGCCGTCGCGCTCGGTTGGCTGGTGGCGATCTGGCTGCTGCTCTGGGGGGACCTCTCCTGGGGCAACCTGTTCGCCGGGATCGTCATCGGCATCGCCGTGCTGCTGTTCTTCCCGCTCCCGCCGGTCACCTTCGGCGGCCGGATCCGCCCCGGCGCGCTGCTGGTCCTGGCGGTGACCTTCGTCGGTGACCTGGTCAGCGCCAGCGTGCACGTCGCCGCTGTCGCGGTCCGCCCCGGCTACCGGCCGCGCGGCGCGATCATCGCGGTCCCGCTGCGGGTCCGCACCGACCTCAACCTCGCGCTCACCGCCGAGATCATCTCCCTGGTCCCGGGCACTCTGATCGTGGAGGTGGACCGTGACCAGGGCCTCCTCTACGTGCACGTGCTCGACGTCCGCGGCCCGGAGGACCTGACCGGCAGCCGGGAGCGGATCCTCGCCGTCGAGCGGCGCATCGTCCGCGCCATCGGCTCCGCCGAGGAGGTACGCCGGCTGCACACCGAACCCGTCGACAGGAGGACCCATCCGTGA
- a CDS encoding monovalent cation/H+ antiporter complex subunit F, protein MTTFLAVAVTGLLSVTALLALARIYRGPSLLDRIVGADLLLATMLGAVGAEAAVTRHATTLPVLVVLSLLGFVGSVSLVRFAVREEA, encoded by the coding sequence GTGACCACGTTCCTCGCCGTCGCGGTGACCGGGCTGCTCTCGGTCACCGCGCTGCTCGCCCTGGCCCGCATCTACCGGGGGCCGTCCCTGCTGGACCGGATCGTCGGCGCCGACCTGCTGCTCGCCACCATGCTCGGCGCGGTCGGCGCGGAGGCGGCGGTCACCCGGCACGCCACCACGCTGCCGGTGCTGGTGGTGCTCTCCCTGCTCGGCTTCGTCGGCTCGGTGTCGCTGGTCCGCTTCGCCGTCCGGGAGGAGGCGTGA
- the mnhG gene encoding monovalent cation/H(+) antiporter subunit G, with protein sequence MAAVADWLGAACLVAGALLSLAAGIGVLRFPDVLGRMHAATKPQVLGVLLLLAGLALRLRTPADLGMIALVAVFQLATAPVAAQMVGRAAYRTGRIDRELLDADDLAGR encoded by the coding sequence ATGGCGGCCGTCGCCGACTGGCTCGGCGCGGCCTGCCTGGTGGCCGGGGCGCTGCTCAGCCTGGCCGCCGGGATCGGGGTGCTGCGCTTCCCGGACGTGCTCGGCCGGATGCACGCCGCCACCAAGCCGCAGGTGCTCGGCGTGCTGCTGCTCCTCGCCGGCCTGGCGCTGCGGCTGCGTACGCCGGCGGACCTGGGCATGATCGCGCTGGTCGCGGTCTTCCAGCTGGCCACCGCGCCGGTCGCCGCGCAGATGGTCGGGCGGGCCGCCTACCGGACCGGGCGGATCGACCGGGAGCTGCTGGACGCGGACGACCTGGCCGGGCGGTAA
- a CDS encoding sporulation protein, which translates to MRLTGVSSESVWTGLSVSTTLPNPSTRPGLRLPGRVTLTAGGSDVAVRHIRLGLVAQLEPEDPDAPRRLVQYHQVPIAGRLVVPAGRRRAVEFAFPLPWETPVTIFGGAPLMSLRTGLRTEVSVDPELDQGAMVPVFVHPLPTQQHILAALDTLGFVMRQAGLQHGRLPGVEQTLPFHERLGYWVAPLYAGPITELEVIFVTNAAGLEVLLWADRRLALAGVTHQSISRFRVWHAGAERRDWVATVDGWLRHAVNRHAAAAAHSDWSAKIGESAHVSRPPDEPVAPGYGLGGTAGGAGVGGGGSDGT; encoded by the coding sequence GTGCGGCTGACCGGGGTGTCGTCGGAGTCGGTCTGGACCGGGCTCTCGGTGAGCACCACCCTGCCCAACCCCAGCACCCGCCCCGGGTTGCGCCTGCCCGGCCGGGTGACGCTCACCGCCGGCGGATCCGACGTCGCGGTCCGGCACATCCGGCTCGGGCTGGTCGCCCAGCTGGAGCCGGAGGACCCGGACGCGCCCCGGCGGCTGGTGCAGTACCACCAGGTGCCGATCGCGGGCCGGCTCGTGGTGCCGGCGGGACGGCGGCGGGCGGTCGAGTTCGCCTTCCCGCTGCCCTGGGAGACCCCGGTGACCATCTTCGGCGGGGCGCCGCTGATGAGCCTGCGCACCGGGCTGCGTACCGAGGTGTCGGTCGACCCGGAACTGGACCAGGGCGCGATGGTGCCGGTCTTCGTCCACCCGCTCCCCACCCAGCAGCACATCCTCGCCGCGCTGGACACCCTCGGCTTCGTGATGCGGCAGGCCGGCCTGCAGCACGGCCGGCTGCCCGGGGTGGAGCAGACCCTGCCGTTCCACGAGCGGCTGGGCTACTGGGTGGCGCCGCTCTACGCCGGGCCGATCACCGAGCTGGAGGTGATCTTCGTGACCAACGCGGCCGGGCTGGAGGTGCTGCTCTGGGCGGATCGTCGGCTCGCCCTGGCCGGGGTCACCCATCAGAGCATCAGCCGGTTCCGGGTCTGGCACGCCGGGGCCGAGCGGCGGGACTGGGTCGCCACCGTGGACGGCTGGCTGCGGCACGCCGTCAACCGGCACGCCGCCGCGGCCGCGCACAGCGACTGGTCGGCGAAGATCGGCGAATCCGCGCACGTGAGCCGACCGCCGGACGAGCCGGTCGCGCCCGGCTACGGCCTCGGCGGCACCGCGGGTGGCGCGGGGGTCGGCGGGGGCGGCAGCGACGGCACGTGA
- a CDS encoding Na(+)/H(+) antiporter subunit C, producing MTRGAPGPTLVLVIAVGVLVAAGVTLLLERSLTRILLGVILLGNGVNLLILLGGRSGAAPVVGVASTGAMSDALPQAMVLTAVVITFGLTAFLLAVAYRSWYLTGDDEVPDDLEDRQIVRLAERNEVSAADLGGEGPDNDPEQVDPGPALRRLRRRGEQR from the coding sequence GTGACGCGGGGCGCCCCGGGGCCGACGCTGGTCCTGGTGATCGCGGTGGGGGTGCTCGTCGCCGCCGGCGTCACGCTGCTGCTGGAACGCAGCCTGACCCGGATCCTGCTCGGCGTCATCCTGCTCGGCAACGGGGTGAACCTGCTGATCCTGCTCGGCGGCCGGTCGGGCGCCGCACCGGTGGTCGGCGTGGCGTCGACCGGGGCGATGAGCGACGCCCTGCCGCAGGCCATGGTGCTCACCGCCGTGGTCATCACGTTCGGGCTGACCGCGTTCCTGCTCGCGGTCGCGTACCGGAGCTGGTATCTCACCGGCGACGACGAGGTGCCGGACGACCTGGAGGACCGGCAGATCGTCCGGCTCGCCGAGCGGAACGAGGTCTCCGCCGCGGACCTCGGCGGCGAGGGGCCGGACAACGACCCGGAGCAGGTGGATCCCGGGCCGGCCCTGCGCCGGCTGCGGCGGCGCGGGGAGCAACGGTGA
- a CDS encoding hemolysin family protein, producing the protein MSPGFALFSSVVLLALNGFFVAAEFALVAAKRYRLEQMAAGGGRAARAALDGVRELSLMLAGAQLGITLCTLGLGALAEPAIEHLLSPLLHAVGLPAAVSHLVGLLFALALVTFLHLVVGEMAPKSWAITDAERSATLLALPFRAFARVSRPVLSALNALANAVLRLVGVRQQDQLAQVHGPDELRILLEQSREHGLLGAEQHQLLTSMLELQGTRVAQVMEPFDRIVTVRRDDTAERIEHVSRDSGRSRLAVLDAGGEVCGLVHVREAVRAVTTGRPATAGELMTPAFTLPGEASVTEAVAAMRGRQAQLALVRNGGGPTRPIGFVALEDLLEEVIGEFDDETDPVPRGRRLR; encoded by the coding sequence ATGAGCCCCGGGTTCGCGCTGTTCTCCTCCGTGGTGCTGCTGGCGCTCAACGGGTTCTTCGTGGCCGCCGAGTTCGCCCTGGTCGCGGCGAAGCGGTACCGCCTGGAGCAGATGGCGGCCGGCGGCGGCCGGGCGGCCCGCGCGGCGCTGGACGGCGTCCGCGAGCTGAGCCTGATGCTGGCCGGCGCGCAGCTCGGCATCACCCTGTGCACCCTGGGCCTCGGTGCCCTGGCCGAGCCGGCGATCGAGCACCTGCTCAGCCCGCTGCTGCACGCCGTCGGGCTGCCGGCGGCGGTCAGCCACCTGGTGGGGCTGCTCTTCGCCCTGGCCCTGGTGACCTTCCTGCACCTGGTGGTCGGCGAGATGGCCCCGAAGTCCTGGGCGATCACCGACGCGGAGCGTTCGGCGACGCTGCTGGCGCTGCCGTTCCGGGCCTTCGCCCGGGTCTCCCGCCCGGTCCTCTCGGCGCTGAACGCGCTGGCCAACGCGGTCCTGCGGCTGGTCGGCGTCCGCCAGCAGGACCAGCTCGCCCAGGTGCACGGCCCGGACGAGCTTCGCATCCTGCTGGAGCAGTCCCGTGAGCACGGGCTGCTCGGCGCCGAGCAGCATCAGCTGCTGACCAGCATGCTGGAGTTGCAGGGCACCAGGGTGGCGCAGGTGATGGAGCCGTTCGACCGGATCGTCACGGTCCGGCGAGACGACACCGCCGAGCGGATCGAGCACGTCTCGCGGGACAGCGGCCGCTCCCGGCTGGCCGTGCTGGACGCCGGCGGCGAGGTCTGCGGCCTGGTGCACGTCCGCGAGGCGGTCCGGGCGGTCACCACCGGCCGGCCGGCGACCGCGGGGGAGCTGATGACCCCGGCGTTCACCCTGCCCGGCGAGGCCTCGGTCACCGAGGCGGTGGCGGCGATGCGTGGCCGCCAGGCCCAGCTGGCGCTGGTCCGCAACGGCGGCGGCCCGACCCGGCCGATCGGCTTCGTCGCGCTGGAGGACCTGCTGGAGGAGGTCATCGGCGAGTTCGACGACGAGACCGACCCGGTGCCCCGGGGCCGCCGGTTGCGCTGA